In Carnobacteriaceae bacterium zg-84, the genomic window ATGAGTCAGCACCCGTGACGACACGAGAAACATCTGTAAATGAAGTATCAAAGGAATCTTCAAAAGTAGTGCCAATAGAAAATTCTAAAGAAACAACAAAATTAATAAACAAAGAAACGACTTCAGAAACAACAAGAGTAACAACAAGTCAAGTGACGGAAACGACTAAGGTAACGACAACGCAAGATATGCCAAAAGAAATATTGTATCATGTGTCCTATCAATTTACAGCTGAAAAAGAATTACCTCAAGTTCTTAAAGAGAGAGTATTGCATACCTCACAACAAGTAAAAAATGAAACAATCTTGACAACAAAAGAGATTGATACATCAGATTACAACGACATAGTCAATGATGGAATATGGCAGTTTATAGGTTGGGATAAAACGATTGCGACAGTCAATAAAGCTGATGTAGTGTTTACGGGAATATGGCAGTTTACTCCTAACACTTATAAAATACAGTATGCATTTGAAAAAGATGTCAATAGTTCTTTTGACTTACCACAATCTTTAAAAGAAAGATTGAATGGTAAAACACAATCCAAAGTGGAGAATGGTACATCAGTTACAACGGATATGATTGACACAAGTGATTATGTCGATACGGTTCATCATGGGTTATGGACATTTGTTGAATGGACAAAAACAAGTGAAGTTGTCAATAAAGCTGATGTAACGGTTATTGGGACATGGACATTTAAGGAAAATCCAGTGCCGGAATTATATGCGATAACGTATCGTTTTCAATCAGACACTCAAGACGAAGTACTGCCAGAGAGTGTGATAGCCTTAACACCTAGTCAACAAACAGTTCCTAAAGGAAATGCTGTGACACTTATTCAGCCAACTGAGCAAGAAAAGCGTGTAGAAGGTGGAAAGTGGGTATTTAAAGGGTATGCTCCTACATCTCTGACACATATTCAAAGTGATACAGAAGTTGTTGGGACATGGCATTTTGAAAAAAATCAATATACAGTTCAATATGTATTTAGGTCTGCTACGGAGGGGAAAATACTTCCAGTAGAAGTGAATGCATTGAAACCACATCAAGTGCTTGTACCACATGGACAAATATTTAGTCCAAGTGCGATTGATGGTACAATTACAACAGATGAGGGTGTATGGACATTTGTTGGATATGAACCAACAATTCCTGTCACCGTAACACAAAATACCGTTTTTACTGGGACATGGCAGTTTACACCAAAATCAGCAAATCGTTTATATGTGAACACGAATGCAACACAGGGAGGAAATGGTACAGAAGAAAGTCCGTACAATACACTTCAAAAAGCTTTAACATCAATTAAAGAAGGAGATACGATTGTACTATTGAGTGATGTGAATTTAGCAACAAGTATGGCGAATCAAGTGTTGACTATTGATAAATCTATCACAATAGATGGGCGAGGACATACGATTTATGGTAGAGGTTTGAGTTATTCCTTTGAAGGAGAACACACATTATTGAAAGATATCACACTTTCTAGTACACCGGACGGTAGCAACGCACTTTATATTTATGCGAATGATTCTCATTTGATTTTTGATAATGTTGTCACAAGAACAAGTGCGACGATTAACAGTGATGGCTTTACTTTAGTAGTAGGTAGTCATCGTACGACTGTTCCAGCAACTAAAGGTGCTAATATTATATTTAAAAACTCTCCACAACCAACAGAGCATAGACAAAACGACGGATATAGTTATACAGGTACTGTCTTTAAAGAGATTATTCTTGGAGATACCTATCGAGATAAAACGACACCAACAACACTAATACTTGATAGAAATGTCAGAATTGACTCTTCTGAAAGACATCCTGTAGGCATACGTTTATCAAGTGAACAACATCAAAACCTTGGAGAAGTGAATGTAACATTACAAGAAAATGATAAAATAAATTATATTGATGCAACAAATGCAAGGGATAGTAAATTAAACATCAATTATCGTACGACTCAGGAAAATTTAGATATTAAAGGACGTATAAAACATATTCAGTTAAACAACTCAGTCGTTTTTTTCTCTAAAAATTTCCAAGGGGCAGACACCTTGACATTGGATACAGTTAGAGATGCGGTACAATTAGCATCGAATACTCAAGTGAGTGTAGGCGATATTGTATCATCTGGTGGAGTATTTGTTTTACCATTGACAGCAAGTGTGAATGTAGACAATGAAATAAAAGGGAACTTAAATGTTCTTATCAATCCAGTACAATTTGATGTGACTGAAGAAAAAATATATATGACGATTCAAAAAGGTTCTTTAAACACTGTCACATCGCATATCCTGTTTAATGAACGTAATGGAGATGCAGATATTTATACGTTAATAAAAGAAGAAAAAGTAATTCGCTTGATTCGACAAAACAATCATACGAATACCGATACAAGTTTACAAAAACCAATGATTAGTATTGTTGATATTGAAAAAGACGAAGATAATCGTTCGTTAACTGTTGCTGTAGACATTCAAGGACAAGGTATTATCAGTAGAAAACTTGTTATTATTAAAGAAAGTGATGATTCTATTGTAAAAGAGTTACCAATGGATGAACATATATATGATGTGGAGGTTCAAGGTTTAGAAGCAAACACACCATATAAAATCAGATTAGAAGTTATATATGATTTGAATGACGGTAAAGGAACACAAACAATCATAGATACATATATGGAAGCTATTTCTCTACCATAAAGTAGTTTTATTATAGGTTCTATGTCAAATAGGGTTGATGACTCATAAAAGGTAGTGATGTAACAAATGTGACGTCACTATCTTTTTGTTTTAAGTCACAGTCGCAAATTACAATAGTAAGTTAGCCACCTCAGGTAAATCATAAGAACATACATAGTTAAATAATTTACGTGGATAATGATTTATCCATTGTTCAATAGCCGTTACTTCGTTAGGAGTAACGGTTGTTGTGCCTTTTGGAAACCATCGTCTAATCAATTGATTTGCATTTTCGTTACTACCTCGTTCATAAGAAGAGAATGGATGTGCGTAATAAATAGGATAAGTGATGGCTTCGTCTAATTTTAAAAATTCAGAACCACTATCAGCTGTTAAAGAGCGGATTAAATAGTCTTGTTGAATAGACGTCAAAGCGGTATTCACACTTTGAGCCGTTTTATCAGGAATAAGACGAATGATTTCATATCGTGTTTTTCTGTCTGTTAATGTCAATAATTGTTGTCCACGTTTCTTGTTTAAAATCACTAAATCTATTTCAAAATGCCCGATTTCTTTTCTCTCGTTAATCTTTTGTGGTCGCTGTTCGATAGAGAGGGCATTAGCCTTTCTTGGTGGTCGTTTTTCATTGAATTTTATCGGTTTATGTTTTCTAGGATAAAGTAAAAGTTTACGTGAAATACCACTTATCCACCCTTTGTATACCCATGAGTAAATCGTTGTACAAGAGGGCATATCAGGTAATTGGCTAATCATTTCAGGGGAATATTTATCCATGATTTTTTCTTTGATGATGGTTTCTTTTTCTACCGTTGAAGTATCTGTTCTACCTACGGCTAAACGTAAACGATGATAATCGTTTTGTGCCTTTTGAGCAGAGTATTCTTTAGTGCCACCATGAAAAGATAAATCGATAAGTCCACGTTTGATTTCATTATTGATGGTTTGGTGATTTTTTCCCAATAATCGACTGATTTCTTTATTGCTTTTACCTTCTTTTTTCCATTTTTCGATGAAGTAACGTTCTTTTTCTGTTATATGTTTGCCTTTTGTGTTATAGTATTCTTGCATCTCTTGGTATCCTTTTTTTGTGATTATGAAAAGTATATCCTATGAGATGCTTTTTTTGTATCACTGGCTAACTTAATTATATAATTTACTCAAATCAAAAAAGTTGTACAAAATACTAGGACTTTTAGAATTACTAATATTCATGAAAAACATCAAATAATTAACTGTCTATTCTATAAAAACATATCAAAAAATCCTTATTTCTTAAGAATTCTTAAAATAACAACTATATTTTTCTTAATTATACCCCACTTGTTCCAAAAATCCTGATTTTTTGAATAAATAAAAAACAACATCATAAAAAAGGAGAAAAAACAATGTTTAATAAGAAAAAAGACAGATTTTCGATTAGGAAATTTAAGACAGGAGTAGGATCGATTTTCCTAGGATCTTTTCTTTTGATAACACCGCAAGTATTTGCACACGGAGTAGAAAACACAGAACTAACAACAGAAGCAACTAATGCCAGCGTAGTAGAAAAACCAAAAACAACCACAGCAGAAGAGAAAACAGCTTCAGAAACAGAAAAACAAACAAAAGAAAAAGCAAAAAATATCACATTTGAAGACTTTAAAAAAATGACAACAGAAGAAATTAAGGCACTTACTGTTGAAGATTTTGAACAATTAAACCTTACAGATGAAATAGTAGAAAGTCTATCGCTTGAACAACAAAAAGCTTTGACGCTTTCTAAAAACTTCCAAAATTACAAAAGCAAGCAAAAGAAAAACATTGAAGGAAATAAATTCCGTGATGGAGGAGTTATAAGTGATACAGAGTATGGATGGAACTCAAGAGAAGGAAACGATAGCAACATAGTAAAAGACTCTATCGATGTAAAAGTAGAATGGCTTGGAGATAATGGAAGTGGACAAAATAGAGTTAGAGTAACAGCAAATATCAATAAAAAACATGACTGGTGGAAAGAACCATTATTTTATGTTACTGTACCAGAAGGACTAACAGTAACATCCGTGTCTATGGCAGAAAATACTTCATCTTATTTTTATTCAGATGGAAATGTACTTAATGATTGGGCAACTTCTATACATAGATTATCACGAGAAAAAGGAAAGAGAAGTTATGTTGAAAAAACAGTAAGTTATGGTTATAAAAATGATGGATTTGAAGGTCGTTGGAGAGATACAATAGGCTGGCACATGGAGAAGAGTTGGAATACAACTCCAAGTGAAATAGATAGAATAAACAGCATCAAAAATAGAACTAAAGGAATTTTATCATTTGAAACAGAAGAAACAACTTTAGATTATCGAATCACCTACACAGCAACTGTAGATAGTAGTATAAAAAGTGCTGATGAAGTTGCGTTAATTGCTGGATTTAAATCTAACCAACTACCTATAGGATCTGCACAAAATTATGCTCGTGCTTATCTGAAAGTTTACAAAGAAGCTACTCCTGTACAACCAGCACCAACACCGAGTCCATCTTCAAATCCAGCTTCAGTTACATTTTCAAGCTCGCCTACTGAGTCTACTGAATTAATCATGTGGGCAGGTGTTCGAACTGATAAAGACGTTAAGCTTATTGATGTAGAAGCAGGAGACCCACCTGTTATCTACCTGGCAGATGATTCATCAGATCACCCAGGAATAGAAGCAAAATTCACGGGAAATCTAGCTCCTACTAAACCTATATTCCATTATGATAAAGCAAAAAAAGAATTTTATCTTAAAGCAGGTAGTATATTTGGTCATGGAAATAGTGCTACTCCAGGAGGATTCAACAAACGTATTGTAGCAAATACTAGTAAGGATAGAATTGATAACCCACTTGCAAGAAGTGGGAAAATTAGATTTATGTATTTTCACATACCAGAAGATGTAACGATAGATAAAAACAGCAAATTAATAGCCAAGAGTGATTTACAAGAAGAACTTTTAAAATTAGTAAAATATGAGGCTGCTTATAAAGAACAAGCAGATGCAACTACATTCATAATTAACAGAATGAGAAATGGATCTGGGAAAGAAGTTGATAAGATAACTGACTTGAATGGTCTGGGAAATACTCTTGAAGTAACAGCTGTAACAAAGGATGGTTTTGAAAAAAATATCACTGTAACCCTAAATATCTTAGACAAAGAAGCTACTAAAAAATCAATTGATGAATTAAAAAAAGAAATAGATGATTCTAATAATAGAAGAGATGATCTAACAGAGGAAGAAAAACAAGCTGCAGCAGAAGCGACAAGATTAGCTGCAGAGGATGCAAAAAACAAAATTGATGGAGCAAATGATATATCAAATCTAAAAAGGATCAAAGCAGAAGCAGATAAAAAAATATATGAGAAGCATCGTGTAGCAGCAAAAGATAAACCAAATGCAATAGAAGAAATTGATCAAGAAAAAAGAAAACAAGATGAAGAAATAAATAATTCTTCACTATCAGAATCAGAAAAACAAGCTGCAAAAGATAAAATAGCAAAAGAAGCAGAAAAAGCTAAAGAAGCAATCAATAATTCGCCAACTAGAGATAAAGTCAATGAAGCGAAAAATGCTGGAATAGAGGCTATGAAATTACCTAAAGCAAAACAAGCAGCAGTAACAGCATTAGCCCAAGCCCAAAATGAAGCAAATGCAGCAATAGCAGCAAATGACAATCTAAGTCCAGAAGAGAAAGCAAAAGCTAAAAAAGAAGTAGATGATGCGACAAGTGCAGCAATCGATGCAATAAATAAAGCAACAAATAGCGAAGGAATAACAGCTGGACAAACAGAAGGATTAGGCAAAATCGAGTTAGCGAAAGCAAAAGCAGAAGCAGTAGGGAATTTAGAAAAAGCAAAAGCAGATGCCAAAGCAGCAATCGAACAAAATGGACACTTAAGCAGCGAACAAAAAGACAAAGCTAAGGGTGAAGTAGATGCAGCTACAACTGAAGCGATCGAAGCAGTAGGTAATGCAACAGACAAAGAAGGTGTAACAGCAGCAGAAACTAGTGCAACACCAAAAGTTGACTTAGCGAAAGCAAAAGCCGAAGCGATCGAAGCCCTAGCAGCAAGAGTAGAGAGTGCAAATAGTGAAATAGATAATGCCCAAGGTTTAGATAATTCTCAAAAGAAGCATTAAAAAACAAGGTAAAAGAAGAAGCTAAGAAAGCAGAAGACAGCATCAACAGTGCAACAGATGTATCGACAATACCTGGCTTAAAAGATGCAGGACTATCAGAAGTAAACCTAAGAAAAGCAAAAGAAACAGCAAAAGCAAATCTAGATAAGAAATTAGCTGATAAAACAAATGCGATCAACAACTCAAGCTTAACTGATGAAGAAAAAGTAGAAGCAATAAACCAAGCAAAAGAAGCTAAAAAAGCTGCAGAAGAAGCGATTGAAAAAATATCTGATGAAAACGAAATTACTGGAGCATACGATACTGGAGCAAACAATATAGCAGCAGTAAGTGAAACATCAGCTAAAAAAGCAGAGGCAGAAAGAGCGATCGATGAAGCTAAGCGAGTAAAAGATAGTGCAATTGACAATTCAAACCTAACAGAAGGGGAAAAAGCAGAAGCAAAAGCAGCAACAGATGCAGCAGCAAAAGACGCAAAAGCGAAAATAGCAGCAGCAACAACAAATGCAGATGTAGATTCCAAAAAACAAGCAGGGGAAAGTGCGATAAACGCAGTGTCAACAGATTCAGGATCAAAACAAGCAGCAGTAACAGCATTAGCCCAAGCCCAAAATGAAGCAAATGCAGCAATAGCAGCAAATGACAATCTAAGTCCAGAAGAGAAAGCAAAAGCTAAAAAAGAAGTAGATGATGCGACAAGTGCAGCAATCGATGCAATAAATAAAGCAACAAATAGCGAAGGAATAACAGCTGGACAAACAGAAGGATTAGGCAAAATCGAGTTAGCGAAAGCAAAAGCAGAAGCAGTAGGGAATTTAGAAAAAGCAAAAGCAGATGCCAAAGCAGCAATCGAACAAAATGGACACTTAAGCAGCGAACAAAAAGACAAAGCTAAGGGTGAAGTAGATGCAGCTACAACTGAAGCGATCGAAGCAGTAGGTAATGCAACAGACAAAGAAGGTGTAACAGCAGCAGAAACTAGTGCAACACCAAAAGTTGACTTAGCGAAAGCAAAAGCCGAAGCGATCGAAGCCCTAGCAGCAAGAGTAGAGAGTGCAAATAGTGAAATAGATAATGCCCAAGGTTTAGATAATTCTCAAAAAGAAGCATTAAAAACAAGGTAAAAGAAGAAGCTAAGAAAGCAGAAGACAGCATCAACAGTGCAACAGATGTATCGACAATACCTGGCTTAAAAGATGC contains:
- a CDS encoding GA module-containing protein: MFNKKKDRFSIRKFKTGVGSIFLGSFLLITPQVFAHGVENTELTTEATNASVVEKPKTTTAEEKTASETEKQTKEKAKNITFEDFKKMTTEEIKALTVEDFEQLNLTDEIVESLSLEQQKALTLSKNFQNYKSKQKKNIEGNKFRDGGVISDTEYGWNSREGNDSNIVKDSIDVKVEWLGDNGSGQNRVRVTANINKKHDWWKEPLFYVTVPEGLTVTSVSMAENTSSYFYSDGNVLNDWATSIHRLSREKGKRSYVEKTVSYGYKNDGFEGRWRDTIGWHMEKSWNTTPSEIDRINSIKNRTKGILSFETEETTLDYRITYTATVDSSIKSADEVALIAGFKSNQLPIGSAQNYARAYLKVYKEATPVQPAPTPSPSSNPASVTFSSSPTESTELIMWAGVRTDKDVKLIDVEAGDPPVIYLADDSSDHPGIEAKFTGNLAPTKPIFHYDKAKKEFYLKAGSIFGHGNSATPGGFNKRIVANTSKDRIDNPLARSGKIRFMYFHIPEDVTIDKNSKLIAKSDLQEELLKLVKYEAAYKEQADATTFIINRMRNGSGKEVDKITDLNGLGNTLEVTAVTKDGFEKNITVTLNILDKEATKKSIDELKKEIDDSNNRRDDLTEEEKQAAAEATRLAAEDAKNKIDGANDISNLKRIKAEADKKIYEKHRVAAKDKPNAIEEIDQEKRKQDEEINNSSLSESEKQAAKDKIAKEAEKAKEAINNSPTRDKVNEAKNAGIEAMKLPKAKQAAVTALAQAQNEANAAIAANDNLSPEEKAKAKKEVDDATSAAIDAINKATNSEGITAGQTEGLGKIELAKAKAEAVGNLEKAKADAKAAIEQNGHLSSEQKDKAKGEVDAATTEAIEAVGNATDKEGVTAAETSATPKVDLAKAKAEAIEALAARVESANSEIDNAQGLDNSQKKH
- a CDS encoding GA module-containing protein, which gives rise to MSTDSGSKQAAVTALAQAQNEANAAIAANDNLSPEEKAKAKKEVDDATSAAIDAINKATNSEGITAGQTEGLGKIELAKAKAEAVGNLEKAKADAKAAIEQNGHLSSEQKDKAKGEVDAATTEAIEAVGNATDKEGVTAAETSATPKVDLAKAKAEAIEALAARVESANSEIDNAQGLDNSQKEALKTR
- a CDS encoding YSIRK-type signal peptide-containing protein, which produces MRNIDRGFRKQIFSIRKLTLGTVSVAVGIFLCGAAVSNHQVAFANSEQQSHKQIKVSYQYVLEDELTADEKQHIIAELPMNSQEENQVYYMVYRCVSQEKLPHTAEQNMIFYGLSGMVCLASGFIILSDRKRKTKQMMIPLFFVTAASAFLYSHTALYAVQSQQLAKYNQLLTLDSQSVLPKGVDINGYRYIGFIKGEATHSAVDSSGKNIYIDEVAPSISHKESELSVISTTKNMTTLDESAPVTTRETSVNEVSKESSKVVPIENSKETTKLINKETTSETTRVTTSQVTETTKVTTTQDMPKEILYHVSYQFTAEKELPQVLKERVLHTSQQVKNETILTTKEIDTSDYNDIVNDGIWQFIGWDKTIATVNKADVVFTGIWQFTPNTYKIQYAFEKDVNSSFDLPQSLKERLNGKTQSKVENGTSVTTDMIDTSDYVDTVHHGLWTFVEWTKTSEVVNKADVTVIGTWTFKENPVPELYAITYRFQSDTQDEVLPESVIALTPSQQTVPKGNAVTLIQPTEQEKRVEGGKWVFKGYAPTSLTHIQSDTEVVGTWHFEKNQYTVQYVFRSATEGKILPVEVNALKPHQVLVPHGQIFSPSAIDGTITTDEGVWTFVGYEPTIPVTVTQNTVFTGTWQFTPKSANRLYVNTNATQGGNGTEESPYNTLQKALTSIKEGDTIVLLSDVNLATSMANQVLTIDKSITIDGRGHTIYGRGLSYSFEGEHTLLKDITLSSTPDGSNALYIYANDSHLIFDNVVTRTSATINSDGFTLVVGSHRTTVPATKGANIIFKNSPQPTEHRQNDGYSYTGTVFKEIILGDTYRDKTTPTTLILDRNVRIDSSERHPVGIRLSSEQHQNLGEVNVTLQENDKINYIDATNARDSKLNINYRTTQENLDIKGRIKHIQLNNSVVFFSKNFQGADTLTLDTVRDAVQLASNTQVSVGDIVSSGGVFVLPLTASVNVDNEIKGNLNVLINPVQFDVTEEKIYMTIQKGSLNTVTSHILFNERNGDADIYTLIKEEKVIRLIRQNNHTNTDTSLQKPMISIVDIEKDEDNRSLTVAVDIQGQGIISRKLVIIKESDDSIVKELPMDEHIYDVEVQGLEANTPYKIRLEVIYDLNDGKGTQTIIDTYMEAISLP
- a CDS encoding IS30 family transposase, coding for MQEYYNTKGKHITEKERYFIEKWKKEGKSNKEISRLLGKNHQTINNEIKRGLIDLSFHGGTKEYSAQKAQNDYHRLRLAVGRTDTSTVEKETIIKEKIMDKYSPEMISQLPDMPSCTTIYSWVYKGWISGISRKLLLYPRKHKPIKFNEKRPPRKANALSIEQRPQKINERKEIGHFEIDLVILNKKRGQQLLTLTDRKTRYEIIRLIPDKTAQSVNTALTSIQQDYLIRSLTADSGSEFLKLDEAITYPIYYAHPFSSYERGSNENANQLIRRWFPKGTTTVTPNEVTAIEQWINHYPRKLFNYVCSYDLPEVANLLL